In one window of Chanodichthys erythropterus isolate Z2021 chromosome 23, ASM2448905v1, whole genome shotgun sequence DNA:
- the LOC137014427 gene encoding uncharacterized protein, whose amino-acid sequence MDLPAVRLLCLEQKQHNLEDHTKDFLDMVDITSPTPDPEPSQPPPTTCMEPMPESTTDKEPKPAAIPMPELTPEHTNALEPNPNKKSDWVYEPATESTPVDVLVPPSYKSPASPLVPPSYKSPASPLVPPSYKSSVSPLVPPISKSPVFPLVPPAPSLLCFHWFPQLQVSRVSTGSPSSKSPASPLVPFQLQVSFVSSGPPSSKSPVSPLVPPSSKSPVSPLVPPSSKSPVFPLVPHSTQVSYISAVPTQLQVSFVSTGPPSSKSPLSPLVHLAPSLLCLHWSRPAPSFLCFH is encoded by the exons atggacttaCCTGCAGTCCGCCTACTCTGTTTAGAGCAGAAGCAGCATAACCTCGAGGACCACACCAAAGACTTCCTAGATATG GTGGATATCACCAGCCCCACTCCTGACCcagagcccagccagccacCTCCCACAACCTGCATGGAGCCTATGCCAGAGTCCACCACAGACAAGGAGCCCAAACCTGCTGCGATACCTATGCCAGAGCTGACCCCAGAGCATACCAATGCCTTGGAGCCCAATCCCAACAAAAAATCTGACTGGGTGTATGAGCCAGCAACAGAGTCGACCCCAGTGGATGTGCTA GTTCCACCCAGCTACAAGTCTCCTGCTTCTCCACTAGTGCCACCCAGCTACAAGTCTCCTGCTTCTCCACTAGTGCCACCCAGCTACAAGTCTTCTGTGTCTCCGCTGGTTCCGCCCATCTCCAAGTCTCCTGTGTTTCCACTGGTTcccccagctccaagtctcctgtGTTTCCACTGGTTcccccagctccaagtctcccgTGTCTCCACTGGTTcccccagctccaagtctcctgcGTCTCCTCTGGTCCCAttccagctccaagtctcctttgTCTCCAGTGGTCCGCCTAGCTCCAAGTCTCCTGTGTCTCCACTGGTCCCGCCTAGCTCCAAGTCTCCTGTGTCTCCACTGGTCCCACCAAGCTCCAAGTCTCCTGTGTTTCCACTGGTTCCCCACAGCACTCAAGTCTCCTACATCTCCGCTGTTCCcacccagctccaagtctcctttgTCTCCACTGGTCcacccagctccaagtctcctttgTCTCCACTGGTCCACCTAGCTCCAAGTCTCCTGTGTCTCCACTGGTCCCGCCCAGCTCCAAGTTTCCTGTGTTTCCACTAG